The genomic segment gcaggaagaaaaactGCAGTCTGAAAGGTAAGGCTCTGCCGGGGCACACTAGAGTTCATTTGATCTCGTCTGTCCCCGGAGAGAAGCGACTGTCTGAGGAAGTCAATTGAAGAAGCCTGAAGTGGGGGCTCCTAGGAAGGAAATCAGAACCCCGGGTCCCTCTCAGATTCCGTGCTAGCATGAAACCATGGTGGGCCAAGGACTGGGTGTTCCCCAGCAGGGCACAGTGTAGGGGGAGGAGACCAATGCCTGTCTGAATCAGGAGAGGGGTGAGGGGGCTGTGGACAGCTGTTCAACTCTGCTAAGGCTGACTCCTCTTTGAGACCACCCCAGTCCTTTCTCCACACAGGGCAGCTGTGAGGACTATGGGGACGGGGGGTCTGTGTGTGGAAGCCCTTTGTGGACAACAAAGCCTTGCCCTCCGTGCCTCGCTATCACTGTCTAGGCCATGTGGCCTTGGACACAGACATGTGGTTTCCAGGGTCTGACTCCCCATGGTTTTCCCTCAAGAAACATTCACTCAGCCTCCTGTGAGATCCCAGGCCCCTCTCTCACTGCTCTAACCCGGTCTCCTGATTTCCAGCTTATAGAGACCTCCTGACAGGCCTGGAGCGGCTTCTGGACTTGCTTTCACAACTGCAGCGGTGAGGCACTTCCCCTTCCCTGCATCCTTCTTACTGGCAGCCTAGAGCTGACCTGGGATGGGGAGACCAGGGGGACAGAGGATAGGAGTAAAACCCTGGAGCAAGGCGTAGGAGAAGAATTGGGGAGTCTGGGTGTGGGGCAGTGGAGGCGCATAGGAGGAGAATTGGGCAGTCAGCatgtggggtggtggagggaCATAGGAGGAGAATTGGGGAGTCGGAgtgtggggtggtggaggggcataggagaatTTGGGGGTCTGGGTGTGGGGCGGTGGAGAGGCATAGAATTGGGCAGTCAGGAtgtggggcagtggaggggcataggagaatTGGGGAGTCTGGGTGTGGGGCGGTGGAGGGGCTTAGGAGAATTGGGGGGTCTGGGTGTGGGGCGGTGGAGGGGCAGGGACCCATACGCCCACTCTGCCCTACGGCCCTATCTGCTCCTGGCTGCAGCTTGTGCCTCCTGTCTCCTGCAGCATCCCAGGGCCACATCCTGAGAAAGGCAACTCTGGTCGGCTCTCTGGTCCAGATCCCCCAGGTGAGAAGTGCAAAAGAGCTCCCGATGGAGCCTCCCAGTCCCCTCAGGAGCCGATGGAAGATGCCCCTCCCATGCTTTCCCCATTAGCTTCCCCAGATCCTCAAACCCAGCATCCTTTGCCTCTGGTCTCCACCCCATCACCAGGCCCAAtggccacctcagtctcccctctGAGTGCCTCCCAACCACCAGAGCCTTCCCTTCCCCTGGAACACCCCTCACCCGAGCTACTTGAGCTTTTCCCTAACCCACCACACACCCCTGATCCTCTGGCCTGCTCTCCGCCTCCTCCGAAAGGCTTCATTGCTCCTCCCCTGCGGGACTCCACTCTGATGACTCCATCTCACTGTGACTCAGTGGCGCTTCCACTGGGCACCATCCATCAAAGCTCATCTCCGTGTGAGGATTTGGCGACTTCTGGCCCAGCCATCTCAGGCCTTGGTGGCTTAAGCAGTCATGTCTCTGTGTCTGCATTCTGGTGTCAGGAAACTACCAGAACCTGGTGCGTCTCCAACCCATCGGTCCAGCAAGATCAGCTTTCCGGCCACCCACCAGAAACCTCGTCCTCGGGAGACCCCACAAACAGTCAGATGGAAGCTGGAAGCTCCTTTTTGCTCAGCTCTGATGGCCAGAATGTCGTGGGAATACAAGTCACAGAAAGAGCCAGGATTATCATTCGggaggaaatagaaaaagatggATCATTTCCAAAACAAACGAACACGGAAAAGCACTTGAATTCTTCGGGGAATTTGGTGAAATCATTGAATGCTGAGCAGGACACCACAACCCTAAAACCCGTCTGGGACATGGAAGACTTGAAACAATCGTCCAGTCCTCAGAAGCTCTCGGATCCTGGAATCCTGAAGGAACATTTTCAGAAGAATTATAGGCAGCTTTTCTGGGGCCTCCCCTCTCGGCACAGCGAATCCTTGGAGGCTAATGCCTGGGTGTCTGAGAGATCTTATACTTTACAGTCTCCTCCTTTCTTGTTCAATGGCATTCCCAATGTCCGCCCGGTTCAAACAGAGACTACAATGTCTCCACTGCTTTACCAGGCCCAGCGCCTATCCCATCTGAGGCCTGAGTCCCAACCCTTTATTTCGCCCACATCCCAATTCCAGCTCTCACACATGGCTCAGGCGGAGGCTGAGGCCTGTCTTCAATCctctttcccagtccagtctccTGCTTTTGCATCCCCGATTAATAATTCTAGAGTAGCTTGCCTTGCGTCGCAGAATAAGAGGCAAGCTCTCACCTTACCTGAAATGCAGCGCCCTGAATGGTCTTCTAAACAACTAGAAGGTGGGTTGGCTTTACCCTCTGGGGCCCAAAAACCTCAGGATGTCTTTAGCGCCTCCACTCCTAACCTTCCCCAGGGCAGCTTGACAGCAATCATTCCTGAGAACCTTCCAGTCAGTCCTGAACTCCGGAGCAACCTGGGAATGACCCAAAAGTCTCCGGATCTGATGCAGCCTCAGGAGAACTTGCCGGGGACAAGTCAGGCCAAGGGCAAACTCAGACTCTTGCAGTTCTCCAAGTCCACGGGCGAAAGCAGCAAGGACATACAGAAGGTGACGTTCCCGCTAGAGAGTAATCCGTGCACACCTCTGGGACAAATTCGGGGGCAGACCCCGCAAAATCTAGCCAGGTGCATGGAAAGCTTCCCAGGGAAGGTTCTGGGGGCAGAACCTCAAGTCTCTGAGGAATCAGAAAGAGACTTGAAGATGCCCTTGAGGAGAGActcagaaagtgatttattaagACGCACAGAGACAAATCGTATAGAAAACATCCTGAAAGCCCACGTGGACATGAAGTTCGGCCAGATCAATGAGGGCTTTATCCCCATTCGTGTGCGTCGATCCTGGCTTGCTGTCAACCAGGCTTTTTCTGTGTCCAGCACCCACATGAAGACCAGCAATCTAACACCCCCGAAAAGTGTAAGAGCCAGTGTGAACACATCCCAGGAGCTTTCCTTCCTCGATCCGTGCACTCAACAGGTGCTGGGACACCACATTGTGAGGTTGTGGGCCCAACACAACTGGAGCCTACCCCTCAGGGTCCTCAAGCCCATTAAGCTCTTTAAACTGGAAAAAGTTTCATCCTTATCCCTAACACAGCTTGCCGGTCCCTCCTCAGCCACCTATGAATCTAAGCCTAGCTCAAAAGTTGAGAAAGCCACGTTCCTAAGAGAGTCACCACCGGCAGGTCTGAGAAAGCAGGTGCTGACCAAAGCATCTGTTCAGATGCCAGACAGTCTTCTGGTGTCTTCACCCACATTTACGAAGTTCCAGACGGCCCCACAAGGGATCCTGTCTTGGAATGCCCATGGGCCCTTGAAGCCTCCTCCAGCTGGACAGGAGGACAGGTGGCCTTCTAAGCCCCTCACATGCAGCCTCACAGGCAGTGCCCAGCAGAGCGGGAGCTTAGGAGCCCAGTCTTCAAGGGCTGGAAAGATCATGGAGGAAGCGCCACAACCCAGAGTCCCCTTGGGAACCTTGGCAAACCTCCAAGCCACACGTAAGGATGTGAGTGGTTCAGAGGCTCCACGAACCAGTAAAGGCTCTCAACTCCCTAACTCAGAGACCCAGCCTCAAGTCTGCGGCGTCGTTGTGCTCCCTCCAGATGGTTTTACTGACATTCCCCTTGCTACAGAGAGTTTGGCTTCTCAAGTGCCCCACGGCCGTCTCCAGAGCATGGCTACCGGGAACATGCAGGCTTCCCGGGAGCTAAGTGACCTTATGGCAGCCAGAAGGAGAAACCTGGGGTACAAGGAGCCCAAGAACCCGAAATGTCAAGGCTCATGCAAGAGCCAGAGCCGGATGTTTACCCCTACTCACAACAGTGAGAACCCAGCGAAGCCCAACTTAGAAAAACGTGAAGTAAGGTTTAAAGAACTGAGGACTCCCCAGCTCACCccagtcaggaaaacagaaaaaacccgTCAGGATGAAGGCCTCCGGCTGCTGCCGTCAAAGAAACAGCCTCCTTCAATATGCGACTTCGGAGAAAACATCAAACAGTTGTTTCAGCAGGTCTTTTCAGTGAGAAAAAGCAAGCCAGTTCCAGTCACTGCCAAGAGCCAGAAAATAGTGAAGAACAGATCACATGTGTACAGCAGCTTTGCTGAAGCTGAGGGGCTCACGGCAGCAGCTGGACACatgctggagaaaaaaatgacactttGCCGTGAGCATCGTGCCTCTGACATAAATCAGCACAAACAGGAGTTCCAAGCCCCAGTCTGTGGGTTTCCCTGCAACCGCAGGCACCTCTTCCACCCGGAACACAGCAGAATGCTGGGCTATGCAGCCAGCAGTCAACAAGCCACTCTCAAGAGCCAGAGTTACCCCAACACAGAGAAGCATATCAGACATCAACAGTCCTTGAAAAGTGTCCGGCGCAACAACGAGCAACGGGGCCAGGACAGCCCCAACTCTTGCTCCCCAAGAAGGCTGTCTTCCCCAGTCAGCGCCCCTCAGGGGCAGACTGAAGACAGAACATTTAATATtccaacataaataaatatctccttttctttcccccaTAAAAGGATAATGGCTTTTATTTGTGTCGTGCTTGGTGTGGGCTTGTTTTCTAGAAGTGACAGGACATGGAGGGATTCTGAGAATGGTGTTGTAAGCTGACCTTCATCCTAAGTTCCTTCACTGAAACTTAGGTTTCCATAATACTGtctttaaacaaacaacaaaaaaaattctaaaaacaagatGAGAAAACCTATGAAGATCCCACTCAGAGATGTGGTTCAAACCCATCTTTCTACTACTTACTCTACCTCAAACTTTATGCACCTGTAGGAAGAAGGTTTGCAGAGATGTCATAGGACTGAATATCTCCATGCAGGCTCCAGGAACTGCCACAGTCAAGTAGcttcatgtgtcacaaaatagCGGAAGCTCGGGTGGGAGAGTGTGGGCCCTGAGTTCAGAAGCCAGGGAAATCTTGACCCTGGATATCCTGGGGGAGAGTATATTAATGCCTGCCCTTGGGAAGCCCCTTCTCTCCCTCAAAAAGGCTGGGATGGAGATGGGCCCTCTTAGCTCAGCCTACATACAAAGCTCAGAGTCCCCATCCCACTGCCTCTCCCTTTCTTGCActctggagtgggggtggggacagaccTTCCAGCACTGTGGATGTaaaatggggggtggggggaggcctTTATGGAGGCTGCTGAGGACCCTGAGCTCCCCTGCCTGAAATGAGTGAATGACCCTATTCCTGGGTCACCTGCCTTTGTCTATCTCACCTATGAGTGTCTCAGCTTCAGAGAAGTAGCTCTGGGTGAATGGGCAGGGCATGCCTGTGTGCGCAGAGGCTTCCGATGGTGGGACTCTGTAGAACTACAGAGGGATGCAGACAGAGAATTGAAAAGGAGGCAAAGTGGTGTGAGGGCTCCGTAGGCGGTGCCATGACCTGTGAGCCTCTGACATTCCAACCCCTTCCACAGGCATAGAGGGACCTATGGCTCATCCTggtcccccccgcccccccaaccCCAGGGTCTGTCCCGGTTCCAGCTCCCAGACCGCAGACCTAAAAACGCAATTCCCCCAACACAGAGGGCCAGACCAGTGAGAAGGCAAAGTGAATAAGGGAAGATGAATTTCTTAACATCTTTAATAAGCTTGCGCATAGTAACCTGCtgaatatttttgagacagagtttcactcttttgcccaggctggagtacagtggtataatctcggttcactgcaacctccagcccctgggttcaagtgattctcctgcctcagttttccaagtagctgagattataggcacccaccaccacacctggctcattttttacatttttaatagagatggggttttgccaggttggccaggctggtctcaaactcctgacctccggtgatctaccagccttgggcctcccaaagtgctaggattacaggcatgagccaccgcacctggcctacgtactgaatttttaaaaggatgtgtTGACGACAGGTGAAAAAGCAAGGACTAGAGAACCCCAGGCATGACTCGGGAGTCTGGTGACCTTTAACATACACATAGCCCCGGGACTGCCCCCAGAGGAGAGGTGGTGACTTAGAAGGACCCCAGCAGCTGAGCTGGGGTCACACAGCAAATCTCCCCCGGCTCCTGAGGTCCTTTCTTGCCCCACAGACCAGTAGGggaagaggcaggcaggcaggcaggcaggcaggcaggcaggcaggatttgaacacaCAAGGCAGCTGGAAGTGACCTGTCCAGAATGGGCatggggtgggcagggcaggagccGTCCCCGCTCTGTCTCCCTCTGCTTTCAGCAcagcttcctcctctctgggccctCTCCCTATGGGAAAGCAGGAAGTCCCCACAAATCAGGGAGAGGAGTGTGAGGTCTCTAGAGGGAGTTTCCATGCCTTGTGCACATACAGGCACGCAGGAGGCCCAGTTCCGGGGGCCTCGTTTCCATGGTGGAGAGGACCGTGCCAGGCAGTGCCACTGATTTAGATGAAAATGGAAATGGCCCTGCCCCCAGCACGTGGGGGACTGGTTGGCACTTGGGGTAAAGGGGGCAGTAAGCAACAGTCCCCAGCATGTGGCCTGTCCTAGGGCCAGGCCTGTCTGGGGCCCAGATGACTGAGGCAGCCTCCAAGGTGGACCCAGCAGTGACAGCAGAGCCAGGACCAGCAGGAGGGGCTGGGACCTGGAGCAGAGATCAGCTCCAGTCCCCCCGGGGAGCTCAGGAGAGAGAGTCACAGAGCTGGGAGCCTGACTGCTGAGGATGGGccatgcctggctgctgctgGGTTCCCTCAGGAAACCGACAGGCGAGTTTCTGGGACGTGGAGGAGCTGGGCGTGTGGACCCCACGGCTCAGGCCAGGAGAAGCGCCACAGGAAACGCTGGCCGACCCACAAGAACATAGGAAGGCACGAGCAAGCCCTTACCCCTCCGCTACTCAGTCTCCCATGGGGTGCAGCAAGGCCAGCAGTGGAGGCCACAGAGACCTCCCACAGAAAGCTCACAGAGACATCTCGTACAGAGAGCCCACCGGGACCACTCACtgccacagagagagacacactgCGGCCTCCAGAGACCCCACAGAGCTCTCAGAGACCTCATGGTGCCCCACAGAGACACAGCACTGAGATTCCCAGAGTCCTCACACAGACCCCTTCAGAGAACCCCACAGAGACCACACTGAGAGACTTCATTCAGTCCCACAGAGACCTCCTGCAAATTTCAGAGACCTTCCTTGGTTCTCACACAGAGCCCTCACACCTGACAAAGGCCTCAGAGACTTTACACAGAATCATAAAACAGGGAAGTCATGCAAAGACTCATGCAGCTCACctcgtggtctgcctgcctcagcctcccaaagtgctggggttacaggcgtgagtcacctcgcccagcctctcttttatttttaagttggagtcttgctctttcactcaggctggaatgcagtggcatgatctcagctcactgcaatctccaactcccaggttcaagtcattctcctgcctcagcctccctagtagctgggatacaggtatgcaccaccaagtgggccaagctaatttttggtatttttgatagagacgggtttttaccatgtcggccaggctggtctcaaactcctgacctcaagtgattattcaccctccatggcctcccaaggtactgggattataggcatgaaccactgcacccagactggtCCTGTAATTCTCTCTGGGCACCCTGGCCCTGTGAGCTGGAGGAGGGCAGGCGGGACCAGGCCCCGAGCAGCCCCTGATAGGTGTTGAGTGAatgaggaggggtggggaggggaggctggggaaggcacCCAGGATGTGTTCCTCCCACCCCCCAGCCTTGTCAGGCCTCCATGTCCTGCTGAGCTCTTGCATGGTGGTCCTTTCCCACTTACAGCTCACTGCCTTGGACTAGGTCCCAGCCGATGGCCCGGCAGAAGTGTCCTCTCTGTTCTTACCCAGTATGACCTAGATGGgagccaataagcacatggaatGAGCATAGCCCTGAGGGGTCAAAAACgtgtgaggaagaaagggagggagggagggagggagggagggggcaatGAATGACTGCATATACaaaggaatgagtgaatgaatgcccaAACCaagaaatgagtgaatgaatgcacacacaaaggaatgaatgaatacacacaccaaagaaagaaagaaagaatgaatgaatgaatgcacacaaatgaattaatgcaCACAAAGGAAAGAGCCAATGTATGAACATGCCACTGGTGGGGCGTGAAGAGGCCTGAAGAGACCCCCAGTTGAGGGGGCCCCACATTGTGTCCTTGCTGCTGAGGGACCTGGACATGCCGGTGCATGGGAGAAGGGCTTGGGCTTGGAATGAATTGGCTCACGGGCGACTCCTCAAGTGTCACAAGTAACCCTGAGCAGCAGGCTTTCCCTCCCGAGCCTTAGCCCCACCAGATGTAACATGGATTAGAAGAGCGACCTCATGGCACTTTTCTGAAAGTTCAGTAGGTGaaacttggtggctcacgcccgtaatcccagcactttgggaggccaaggcgattagatcacttgagcccaggagtttgagactagcctgggaaacagtgagaccctgtttttgcttaaaaaaaagaaagaaaattcaatggGGTGCCGGGTGTGCCAGTTCTAGAGCTGTgacatttgtttatttggttCAACCCAAGCCACTTCAAACAACTGagcgccccccacccccagccagtgGGCCAGGCCTCTCAGTGTCACTCTGGCTGagggtatgtgtgtgtctctcctTCCTTTAACTGTCCTCATTCTTTCcatcacgtgtgtgtgtgtgtgtgtgtgtgtgtggtcttttctctctcatacacacacacctgtcgAATTTGCTTGctctgacacacagacacacagtcatacttccttttaaaaattttttatttttagaggcacaatcttgctctgtcgcccaggctggagtgcaacggcacaatcacagatcactgcagccttgaactcttaggctcaagcgatcctcctgactcagcctcctgagtagctgggacaacaggcatgcatccccatgcctggctaattttttttttttttggtagaggtggggtcttgctatgttgtccggGCTTGTACACTCCTgcttctgtatgtatgtatgcatgtatgtatgtatcctcttttttgaaaatgatttcattGACTCTTTCTTTAAGCACGGACTTTTCTGAAGCTCTGGGGACacgtggaaggggaagggagggttcTGGATACCCCCTAGGACCACATTGGCCCTGGGTGTAGGACAAGCCCAGGCAGGAGAAACAGACCCTGCTGCGGGGTCTCCTCTTTGCCTCCTCCCTGGGTCCCAGCTGGGTGGTCTCCTCGGTTCACTGCCGGCCAGGGTCAGGCAGTTCATGGCCAAGCCCACCGCTATGTCATCATTCCAGGGGGAAGGGGCTTGAAGGCTGCGTCATGGAGTGATGGGAACCTGGATTTAGTTGGTATGACCTGAGCTCAGGTTTCAGCTTTTCCACATCCTGGCGCGGCGGGGCCTTCGGGTGGGAATTCCTCCTCCGCAAAATGAGAGCTTGTGAAAATTAAAACCGGCCCCGGCATTTAGGAAACAGCCCTGTGATGTAGGTTCATGCTCTCATGacccaaatacaaaaaaattagctaggagaggtggtgggcacctgtaattccagctactcaggaagcaaagacagaaaattgcttgaaatccaggaggcaaaggttgcagtgagctgagatggtgctactgcacgccagcctaggcaacagagcaaggctctgcctcacgaaaaagaaaaaaaggaaaaaaaaaaaaatgaaatggaaggagatgaaaaggaatatatgtaacataggcaaggacttcatgactaaaacaccaaaatcgttggcaacaaaagccaaaatagacaactgggacctaattaaactccagagcttctgtacagcaaaagaaacaatcaacagagcgaacaagcaaccaacagaatgggaaaaaaaattgcaatctacccatctgacaaagggctaatatccagaatctacaaagaactaaaacagatatacaagtaaaaagcaaacaaacccatccaaaagtgggagaaagatatggacagacacttgtcaaaagaaggcatatatgaggccaacaaacatatggaaaaaatgctcaccatcactgattattagagaaatgcaaatcaaaaccacatggagatatcatctcacgccagtcagaatggcgatcattaaaaaatctggagacaacagatgctggagaggatgtggagaaataggaacactttaacactgctggtgggagtgtaaactaggtcaaccattgtggaagacagtgtggcgcttcctcaaggacctagaaatagaaattccatttgacccagcaatcccattactgagtaatATACGCagatgattataaatcattccattataaggacacatgaacacatatgttcgTAAcggcgctgtttacaatagcaaatacctggaaccaaaccaaatgcccattgacgatagaccggacaaggaaaatgtggcacatatacaccatggaatactatgcagccataagaaatgatgagttcatgtcat from the Callithrix jacchus isolate 240 chromosome 1, calJac240_pri, whole genome shotgun sequence genome contains:
- the LOC100407604 gene encoding spermatogenesis-associated protein 31A3-like isoform X3 → MPRAQLLEGSIPIQMANIPFPLKFLSDLWINTPSFTPWVLDIFLTLLYFSKSSGETSAMGSVRRDQNMVLPGRGRAATGWSGLEFPSQALSPSVGEHRRRQGKTKPLDSVGHLLSQGQRRGRPKGRKKNCSLKAYRDLLTGLERLLDLLSQLQRIPGPHPEKGNSGRLSGPDPPGFIAPPLRDSTLMTPSHCDSVALPLGTIHQSSSPCEDLATSGPAISGLGGLSSHVSVSAFWCQETTRTWCVSNPSVQQDQLSGHPPETSSSGDPTNSQMEAGSSFLLSSDGQNVVGIQVTERARIIIREEIEKDGSFPKQTNTEKHLNSSGNLVKSLNAEQDTTTLKPVWDMEDLKQSSSPQKLSDPGILKEHFQKNYRQLFWGLPSRHSESLEANAWVSERSYTLQSPPFLFNGIPNVRPVQTETTMSPLLYQAQRLSHLRPESQPFISPTSQFQLSHMAQAEAEACLQSSFPVQSPAFASPINNSRVACLASQNKRQALTLPEMQRPEWSSKQLEGGLALPSGAQKPQDVFSASTPNLPQGSLTAIIPENLPVSPELRSNLGMTQKSPDLMQPQENLPGTSQAKGKLRLLQFSKSTGESSKDIQKVTFPLESNPCTPLGQIRGQTPQNLARCMESFPGKVLGAEPQVSEESERDLKMPLRRDSESDLLRRTETNRIENILKAHVDMKFGQINEGFIPIRVRRSWLAVNQAFSVSSTHMKTSNLTPPKSVRASVNTSQELSFLDPCTQQVLGHHIVRLWAQHNWSLPLRVLKPIKLFKLEKVSSLSLTQLAGPSSATYESKPSSKVEKATFLRESPPAGLRKQVLTKASVQMPDSLLVSSPTFTKFQTAPQGILSWNAHGPLKPPPAGQEDRWPSKPLTCSLTGSAQQSGSLGAQSSRAGKIMEEAPQPRVPLGTLANLQATRKDVSGSEAPRTSKGSQLPNSETQPQVCGVVVLPPDGFTDIPLATESLASQVPHGRLQSMATGNMQASRELSDLMAARRRNLGYKEPKNPKCQGSCKSQSRMFTPTHNSENPAKPNLEKREVRFKELRTPQLTPVRKTEKTRQDEGLRLLPSKKQPPSICDFGENIKQLFQQVFSVRKSKPVPVTAKSQKIVKNRSHVYSSFAEAEGLTAAAGHMLEKKMTLCREHRASDINQHKQEFQAPVCGFPCNRRHLFHPEHSRMLGYAASSQQATLKSQSYPNTEKHIRHQQSLKSVRRNNEQRGQDSPNSCSPRRLSSPVSAPQGQTEDRTFNIPT